One window from the genome of Dermacentor silvarum isolate Dsil-2018 chromosome 7, BIME_Dsil_1.4, whole genome shotgun sequence encodes:
- the LOC119458728 gene encoding uncharacterized protein K02A2.6-like, with amino-acid sequence MTDKHHQENGMASYTGPPPFDEATDEWPAHQVRLEAFFEGHGVTEEKKKRALLVAALSTNTVGVIAGRCAPAKVNELSYTEVVALLQQYFSPEPNEIAQSYKFFTRNQSPGEPVKEFLLAIRQIANTCNFGDSLDRMLRDRIVCGLQSSSVRRQLLAKTGLTRSEAEEIALAAELAVENERGIGAAKSDENVYAVTEKGAPREGRRMSCFRCGGQGHSAETCRFRSAICYKCRQRGHLARVCSRRADKLPTAPRVSHQDVSMLEPKDDDAEADGLFMLGAAEDHVGSLGTVKPLVHTLEWGGVPVTMQLDTGSPVSLITWPTYIKHRAAWPKLQDSALNLTCFLGKLPVSGQLKLNVSTGGRSVAGTLTVLGCKGPNLCGRDLIQTFDLLNVPVCNVSAKGEPITDPVEKVDVQDLLKEFPDVFKPGLGLIKGPPAHLRLKETAVARFCKARQVPYALRSKVAAEIDRLVENGILKPVPHSEWAAPVVPVVKRNGSIRLCGDFKVTVNQACLTAQYPLPRVDDILATLNGGEVFTTIDLRDAYNQLPLDEESQLLTTVNTQKGLFCFTRLPFGVSSAPALFQSRMEAILQGLPGVQVYLDDVIVAEKKNDCATLRKVLERFQQSGVRLHPDKSKFRQPEVDFLGHRISAHGVQPKTENIDAILEVKEPQSAAELRSFLGLVTYYHKFLKNASSVMAPLYELLRTNVKWRWGCPQQVAFDEVKTRLKEAEWLAHFDGDKPLILECDASPVGIGAVLSHDVGQGVLRPVGFRSRILTQAERNYSQLEREALALVFGVLKFRAYLLGRVFTLITDHKPLVGLFHPDKSVPAMAAGRIQRWALILSAYSYNIQHKDGKANVPADALSRIPVSSSTVPEESEDCDGCEYVLLTNSLNDGVISAKQLAALTSKDRELTKVRKWVQEGWPRRLARQDELLKVFFNRKDELTVSQGLVYWGHRVVVPIEARSAMLHLLHDTHQGIGAMKALARSLFWYPRIDADIERLVKSCQVCVQAAPMPPRQEAVPWPETGRRWSRLHIDFAGPVEGYMLMILVDAHTKWIEVVPMKSATACSTIEALRTTFSRFGIPETIVSDNGPQFTGKEFADFMRRNNVLHLRTAPYHPQSNGLAERAVRTVKQKLKTNRQGSLQTRLARILHSYRRTPLACGETPAMRLLGFQPRSRLDNAVVPLAPVERSPCETDVPGFLQTGDPVWVRNFGQGEPWTRATIRETQGARMVTADGATGEIIRRHLDQVKVRLPDSSLASSPVPCPTDVRPESNTGRPEPEDPPAAGSPASTDLRPLEATPTLRRSTRIRRPPERFSP; translated from the coding sequence atgACGGACAAACACCACCAGGAAAACGGAATGGCCAGCTATACAGGCCCACCACCGTTCGACGAGGCCACCGATGAATGGCCAGCGCATCAAGTTCGTCTAGAGGCATTCTTCGAGGGCCATGGCGTTACggaagagaagaagaaacggGCTTTGCTCGTTGCAGCGCTGAGCACCAACACGGTGGGCGTGATTGCCGGACGCTGCGCGCCAGCCAAGGTGAACGAACTTTCATACACCGAGGTCGTGGCCCTTCTGCAACAATATTTTTCGCCGGAGCCTAACGAGATAGCCCAGTCGTACAAGTTCTTCACGCGTAACCAATCGCCAGGTGAGCCGGTCAAAGAATTTCTTCTGGCCATCCGTCAGATTGCTAACACATGCAATTTCGGAGACAGTCTGGACAGAATGCTGCGGGATAGAATTGTATGCGGATTGCAAAGCTCCAGTGTACGTCGGCAACTGTTAGCGAAAACAGGCCTGACCAGAAGCGAGGCCGAAGAAATAGCGCTGGCAGCCGAGCTGGCAGTTGAGAACGAAAGAGGGATAGGCGCGGCCAAGTCAGACGAAAATGTGTATGCGGTAACAGAGAAAGGCGCACCGAGGGAGGGACGCCGAATGTCATGCTTCAGATGCGGAGGTCAAGGGCACAGCGCAGAAACATGCCGGTTCCGCTCAGCTATATGCTACAAGTGCCGTCAACGTGGCCACCTGGCGAGGGTGTGCTCCCGTCGCGCAGATAAATTACCTACCGCGCCGAGAGTGTCACATCAGGACGTCAGTATGCTAGAGCCGAAGGATGACGACGCTGAGGCTGATGGCCTATTTATGCTGGGGGCTGCGGAAGACCACGTCGGGTCCCTCGGAACAGTCAAGCCGCTGGTTCATACGTTGGAGTGGGGCGGAGTGCCGGTTACCATGCAGCTAGACACGGGTTCACCCGTTTCACTCATCACATGGCCAACGTATATAAAACATCGGGCGGCCTGGCCTAAACTCCAAGACTCCGCATTGAACTTAACTTGTTTCCTCGGGAAACTTCCGGTGAGCGGACAGTTGAAGCTTAACGTTTCTACAGGAGGGCGTTCCGTGGCAGGCACCTTGACCGTCCTGGGATGCAAAGGGCCCAACCTGTGCGGCCGAGACCTCATCCAAACGTTCGACCTACTTAATGTACCGGTTTGCAACGTATCAGCCAAGGGTGAGCCCATCACAGATCCAGTAGAAAAGGTCGATGTCCAAGATCTGTTAAAAGAATTCCCGGACGTGTTTAAACCAGGTCTGGGCCTTATCAAGGGTCCTCCTGCCCACCTGCGCCTAAAAGAAACCGCCGTTGCAAGGTTTTGCAAAGCTCGTCAAGTGCCGTACGCGTTACGTTCCAAAGTAGCCGCGGAAATTGATCGACTTGTTGAAAATGGCATACTCAAACCAGTGCCACACTCCGAATGGGCGGCGCCCGTAGTTCCAGTGGTGAAACGTAACGGCAGCATAAGGCTTTGCGGGGATTTCAAGGTCACAGTGAACCAAGCCTGTCTTACAGCGCAGTATCCTCTTCCCCGCGTCGATGATATACTAGCCACGTTAAACGGAGGGGAGGTTTTTACTACGATTGACCTGCGCGACGCATACAACCAGCTTCCTTTGGATGAAGAATCCCAGCTACTTACAACCGTGAATACGCAAAAGGGGCTCTTCTGTTTCACTAGACTACCATTCGGGGTTTCATCGGCCCCTGCGTTGTTTCAGAGCCGCATGGAAGCAATACTGCAAGGTTTGCCAGGGGTTCaagtctatctcgatgatgtcattgtggcagaaaaaaagaatgattgcGCCACGCTTCGCAAAGTATTGGAGCGGTTCCAACAGTCGGGAGTGCGGTTGCATCCGGACAAGTCCAAATTTCGCCAACCGGAAGTTGACTTCTTGGGTCACAGAATAAGTGCTCATGGGGTGCAGCCGAAGACGGAAAACATTGACGCAATCCTCGAGGTCAAGGAGCCGCAAAGCGCAGCAGAACTGCGATCATTCTTGGGACTGGTCACTTATTACCACAAGTTCCTTAAGAACGCGTCCTCGGTAATGGCACCCCTGTACGAGCTTCTCCGCACAAATGTAAAGTGGCGATGGGGCTGCCCACAGCAGGTAGCTTTTGACGAGGTGAAGACGAGGCTCAAGGAAGCCGAGTGGTTAGCTCATTTTGACGGCGACAAGCCTCTAATTCTCGAGTGCGACGCGTCGCCAGTCGGAATCGGCGCGGTGCTATCCCACGATGTGGGTCAAGGTGTGTTACGTCCGGTCGGCTTCCGCTCCCGCATACTCACCCAAGCAGAGCGTAACTATTCACAGTTAGAGCGGGAAGCCCTCGCATTGGTATTTGGTGTGCTTAAATTTCGTGCCTATTTGCTCGGCAGAGTTTTCACCTTGATAACCGACCACAAACCACTCGTAGGCCTCTTCCATCCAGACAAGTCTGTACCTGCCATGGCTGCGGGCCGGATCCAGCGCTGGGCCCTTATCTTGAGCGCCTACAGCTACAATATCCAGCACAAGGATGGCAAGGCCAACGTTCCCGCGGACGCGCTCAGCAGGATTCCAGTATCCTCATCGACAGTTCCCGAGGAATCCGAAGATTGCGATGGTTGTGAGTACGTTCTTCTCACAAACAGCCTCAACGATGGGGTGATTTCGGCCAAACAGCTAGCGGCCTTGACTTCAAAGGATAGAGAGTTAACCAAGGTACGGAAGTGGGTACAGGAAGGTTGGCCACGACGCCTGGCTCGACAGGACGAGCTTTTGAAGGTATTCTTCAACAGGAAGGACGAGTTGACTGTCAGTCAGGGACTCGTGTACTGGGGCCATCGTGTGGTGGTGCCCATCGAGGCAAGATCTGCGATGCTACATCTGTTGCACGACACGCACCAAGGAATCGGTGCGATGAAAGCACTGGCACGCTCACTGTTTTGGTACCCGCGGATTGATGCGGACATAGAGCGGCTCGTAAAAAGCTGCCAGGTTTGCGTGCAAGCGGCTCCTATGCCGCCTAGACAGGAGGCGGTGCCCTGGCCGGAAACGGGACGACGTTGGTCGAGGCTACACATAGATTTTGCTGGTCCTGTTGAAGGGTACATGTTGATGATATTGGTAGATGCTCATACCAAGTGGATTGAGGTTGTGCCCATGAAAAGCGCCACAGCGTGCTCAACCATCGAGGCCTTGCGCACCACGTTCAGCAGATTTGGTATACCGGAAACCATTGTGTCAGATAACGGCCCACAGTTCACGGGGAAAGAGTTCGCCGATTTCATGCGGCGCAATAACGTCCTACACTTGCGCACCGCACCGTATCACCCGCAGTCAAACGGACTGGCAGAACGGGCTGTGCGAACCGTGAAGCAGAAATTGAAGACAAACCGACAAGGGTCGTTACAAACCCGTTTGGCGAGGATCCTGCATAGTTACCGAAGGACCCCGTTGGCCTGCGGGGAAACACCTGCAATGCGGCTGTTGGGGTTCCAGCCGCGTTCTAGATTAGACAACGCTGTGGTGCCTCTTGCTCCGGTTGAACGTAGCCCCTGCGAGACTGATGTGCCCGGCTTCTTGCAGACAGGCGATCCAGTGTGGGTACGCAACTTCGGACAAGGAGAGCCCTGGACGCGGGCCACGATCCGGGAAACGCAGGGCGCCCGGATGGTAACGGCGGATGGGGCTACGGGCGAGATCATACGCCGTCACTTGGACCAAGTCAAGGTGCGACTGCCGGACAGCTCATTGGCCAGTTCACCAGTCCCGTGTCCCACTGACGTAAGGCCAGAAAGCAACACGGGCCGTCCAGAACCAGAGGACCCACCTGCAGCGGGATCGCCTGCATCAACAGACCTACGGCCCCTCGAGGCTACCCCAACCCTGAGGAGGTCCACTCGGATCCGAAGACCCCCCGAACGGTTTTccccttag